The Polaribacter sp. HaHaR_3_91 genomic sequence TGATGTAAGAACAATTACAGAACTTGTAGATTATAGGACAGACATTATAACAACTGTTGGTACTAATGATTTGGTTGCTGCTTTAGATGGAGATACATTTACCTATTTAAATAGTTCTGATGTTGCTGCAGAGGGGGCAGTATCTGCAGTTCCTACAATTGTTTGGAGTACATCCGCTACAAGTACAGATTGGAATTCGGGTTCTAATTGGGTTGATGGAATTGTACCAAATTCATTAAAAAAAGAAAGAGCACAAATACAGGTTTCTAGTAATTACCCAGAAATATCAACACACATTGTTGTAGGAGATTTAATAGTTGATACTAATGCTAGTATTACGGTTAATGCAGGAGGAGCGATGGAGGTTTCTTATGATTTAACAAATAATGGTACTATTACTGTTTTAGATGATGCTAGTTTAATTTTAAGAGAAAAAAAAGCAGGTGTAAATACAGGTACATTTAACATTCAAAAAGTTACTCCAACGTATTCTAGCAATAAATTCTTTTCATATTGGAGTTCTCCGGTTATTAGTTCAGATTCTAATATTGCTACTGTTTTTCCAGATGCATCTAACATTTATAAGTTCGATGCAAGTGTTTCAAATTCAGATTGGGTTGCTACTGGTGTTGCAGATTTTAATACAGGAATTGGGTATGCGGTTCGTAATGAAAGTACGGGAGGACAATTAAGAACTTTTTCTGGTAAAATTAATGAAGGTGATATAGAAGTAGATATATACAATACGTCTAATTTAGAAGGTTTAGATTTTGATGGAGTAGTTTGGTCTACAAGTGGAGATAATTTAGTAGGAAATCCATATCCTGCAGCAATAGACTGGGAGTTGGTTATTAATGATCCAGATAATAGTGAAATTGAAGGAACAATGTATCTTTGGGATCAGAATTCTGTTCATATAGGTGAAAATAGACAAGCAGATTATATAGAATATAATAAAACAGGTGGTTCAACTCCCACAGTAAATAGTGTTATAGGCTCTGGTCAAGGTTTCTTTATAAAAACAACAAGTTCAGATTCTAATTTAAAAATCACTTTTAAAACTACGCATCAAGTAGAGGGGTTAAATACTAAATTTCTTAAAAGCAATGAGGTTAGTGCTAATAGTATAAAAAAACAAGGGCGCTCTTGGTTTACTTTTAATCATAATGATATAACAAAAACATTATTGATCGGTTTCTTAGAGGGTGCAACAGATAAGTTTGATAGGTTGTATGATGCTCCTTTTGATGTAGAGAAGAAATCTATGGAGTTTTACTCGTTTGTAGAAGATGAACACAAAGCAACTATACTAGGTTTACCTGTTTTAAAAGAGGATACTAAAACAATTAAGGTAGGGTTTGTTGTAGATGAATTAGGTGATTATTCTATAGGTATACAAGAGGAACAAATAGAAGAAGCTTATTATATCTATTTATTAGATACAGAAAAAGGAGTTACTGCAGATTTAAAGCAGTCAGAATATAATTTTACTGTTGATGCTGTTGGAGAAAATAATACAAGATTTAAAGTTGTTTACACTAAAAATAAGTTAAAAACATTAAGTGCAGATTCATATGAAATGGATGCAAACAAATTTTTGGTATATCTTAATGAAAGAAAAGAATTAATAGCAACATATAATAATAGTGCAGATGATATAAATGAGGTTTCTGTGTTTAATGTTCAGGGAAGAAAAGTAGCCTCTTTTAAAGGAGAACAGAAAATGAATACTTCTAATCTATCATCAGGAGTGTATATTGTAAGTGCTAAACTACAAGATAATAGAAGCTTAAATAAAAAAATAGTGCTTGTAGATTAGTCATTAAAAAAAAGAAATAAAAAAACTCAGAATTTTATAAATTCTGAGTTTTTTTATTTTAAAAATGATTATTTTCTAACTCTTTCTGAAGCTTGATTTACTTTTAATTTTAATTCTTCTTTGTAGGCGATTATTTTATTTAAAATAAGCTCGTCTGAAGCACCAATAATTTGAGCCGCTAAAATACCTGCATTTTTTGCACCATCTAAAGCTACAGTTGCAACTGGTACGCCACCTGGCATTTGCAAAATAGATAAAACAGAATCCCAACCATCAATAGAGTTTCTACTCTTTACAGGAACTCCAATTATAGGTAATGGACTCATAGAGGCTACCATTCCTGGTAAATGTGCTGCGCCACCTGCTCCAGCAATAATTACTTTAATACCTCTTTTGTGTGCATTTTTAGAGTATTCAACCAGTTTTTCTGGAGTTCTGTGAGCAGATACAATATCTACTTCTATTTTAATATCAAAACTCTCTAAAATGTCTATTGCTTCTTGCATTATTGGAAGATCAGAATCGCTTCCCATTATTATTCCTACCATATTTTTTCAATTATCAATCATCAGTTATCATTAATAACTGATGATTGTTTGATGTTAATTATTTTTACTAATAACTCTAATCGTTTCTTTTACCTCTTGTGCTACTTTTCTAGCAACTTCAATATCTTTATTTACAATAGTAACATGTCCCATTTTTCTAAAAGGACGTGTTTCTTTTTTTCCGTAGATATGTGACGTAACACCATCAATCTTTAAGATTTCTTCTATGTTTTCATAAATTACATCACCAGAAAAACCTTCTTCACCAACCAAGTTTACCATAATTCCGGCAACTTTACTATCTGTATTTCCTAACGGAAGATTTAATATTGAGCGTATGTGTTGTTCAAATTGATTGGTATAACTCGCTTCTATAGAATAATGCCCAGAATTGTGAGGTCTTGGTGCTACTTCATTTACTAAGATTTTGTCATCTACGGTTTGAAACATTTCTACAGCCAATAAACCAACAAAATTTAAATCGCTTACTACTTTTAAAGCTATTTCTCTCGCTTTTTCTGCTACTTTATCATTTATTCTTGCAGGGCAAATTACATATTCTACCTGGTTTGCTTCTGGGTGAAATTCCATTTCTACTACTGGGTAGGTTTTTACTGCACCAGCAGCGTTTCTAGCTACAATTACTGCCAGTTCATTTTTAAACGGAATCAGTTTTTCAGTAATACATTCAACATTTGGTAAAGATTCTAAATCTTCTATATTTCTAACAATTTTAACACCATTACCATCATAACCAAAACGAGCCGCTTTCCAAACAAAAGGAAAATCTATCGTATTATTTTCATAGGAATGTTTAATCTCTGTGGAGTGCGCAAAATGAGAAAATTCTGCAGTAGGAATCTCATGATCTACATAAAAATTCTTTTGTCTTGCTTTATTTTGAATAATGCGTAAATCTTTCGGTTTCGGAAAAATGGTTAAACCTTCATCCTCTAGTTTGTCTAAAGCATCTAAGTTTACATTTTCAATTTCGATAGTTAAAACATCTACGGTTTTACCAAAGTTGTAAACAGCATCAAAATCTAATAAATCTCCAACCACAAACGTGTTACAGATTTCTGCACAAGGTGCGTTTTTATTCGTTTCTAAAATAGAAGTATGAATGTCTAATTTTTGAGTTTCTGCTAAAAGCATTCTACCTAATTGACCTCCACCAAGAACGCCTAATTTAAAATCTGAAGAATAATAGTTTTTCACGTTGAGAATTGTTGTGTTTAGGCAAAAATAAGCAACTCAATTTAACTAATCTACAATTTTAATTTCTTATTTGAACCCCATCAC encodes the following:
- a CDS encoding T9SS type A sorting domain-containing protein — translated: MRSVFINFIIILITYCSYGQTANDGLYFDGVDDTVIVPNTTNINSTVTNNRTYETSFKVEDATSSTKQVIMKEGGGTRAVIIYVESGYLYVGAYNRTDYTPIWNGTFYREAILSNTWYHVALVFDNAIAANATSNPMTATSNNALKWYLDGALMGQISGYQLGSHNSIRLGYKNETLRFPSCGTWTVTGMSEYCFNTIANDDGGDEYYFKGYIWGFRVWNDVRTITELVDYRTDIITTVGTNDLVAALDGDTFTYLNSSDVAAEGAVSAVPTIVWSTSATSTDWNSGSNWVDGIVPNSLKKERAQIQVSSNYPEISTHIVVGDLIVDTNASITVNAGGAMEVSYDLTNNGTITVLDDASLILREKKAGVNTGTFNIQKVTPTYSSNKFFSYWSSPVISSDSNIATVFPDASNIYKFDASVSNSDWVATGVADFNTGIGYAVRNESTGGQLRTFSGKINEGDIEVDIYNTSNLEGLDFDGVVWSTSGDNLVGNPYPAAIDWELVINDPDNSEIEGTMYLWDQNSVHIGENRQADYIEYNKTGGSTPTVNSVIGSGQGFFIKTTSSDSNLKITFKTTHQVEGLNTKFLKSNEVSANSIKKQGRSWFTFNHNDITKTLLIGFLEGATDKFDRLYDAPFDVEKKSMEFYSFVEDEHKATILGLPVLKEDTKTIKVGFVVDELGDYSIGIQEEQIEEAYYIYLLDTEKGVTADLKQSEYNFTVDAVGENNTRFKVVYTKNKLKTLSADSYEMDANKFLVYLNERKELIATYNNSADDINEVSVFNVQGRKVASFKGEQKMNTSNLSSGVYIVSAKLQDNRSLNKKIVLVD
- the purE gene encoding 5-(carboxyamino)imidazole ribonucleotide mutase — encoded protein: MVGIIMGSDSDLPIMQEAIDILESFDIKIEVDIVSAHRTPEKLVEYSKNAHKRGIKVIIAGAGGAAHLPGMVASMSPLPIIGVPVKSRNSIDGWDSVLSILQMPGGVPVATVALDGAKNAGILAAQIIGASDELILNKIIAYKEELKLKVNQASERVRK
- a CDS encoding 5-(carboxyamino)imidazole ribonucleotide synthase, encoding MKNYYSSDFKLGVLGGGQLGRMLLAETQKLDIHTSILETNKNAPCAEICNTFVVGDLLDFDAVYNFGKTVDVLTIEIENVNLDALDKLEDEGLTIFPKPKDLRIIQNKARQKNFYVDHEIPTAEFSHFAHSTEIKHSYENNTIDFPFVWKAARFGYDGNGVKIVRNIEDLESLPNVECITEKLIPFKNELAVIVARNAAGAVKTYPVVEMEFHPEANQVEYVICPARINDKVAEKAREIALKVVSDLNFVGLLAVEMFQTVDDKILVNEVAPRPHNSGHYSIEASYTNQFEQHIRSILNLPLGNTDSKVAGIMVNLVGEEGFSGDVIYENIEEILKIDGVTSHIYGKKETRPFRKMGHVTIVNKDIEVARKVAQEVKETIRVISKNN